The Astyanax mexicanus isolate ESR-SI-001 chromosome 12, AstMex3_surface, whole genome shotgun sequence genome window below encodes:
- the cdo1 gene encoding cysteine dioxygenase type 1 codes for MEQTELVKPETLDDLIKILHKIFEDDHVNIEEVQSIMEAYESNPQEWMKFAKFDQYRYTRNLVDEGNGKFNLMILCWGEGHGSSIHDHAESHCFMKLLQGQLKETLFEWPDRKSHGDMVQKSQRILLENQCAYINDSIGLHRVENVSHTECAASLHLYSPPFQQCQTFDQRTGHKNTVKMTFWSKYGERTPFENTISQENN; via the exons ATGGAGCAAACCGAATTAGTCAAGCCAGAGACCCTGGATGATCTTATTAAAATCCTGCACAAAATCTTTGAAGATGATCACGTCAATATTGAAGAGGTGCAGAGCATCATGGAGGCATATGAGAGTAACCCTCAAGAGTGGATGAAATTCGCCAAATTTGACCAATACAG GTATACCAGGAATCTCGTTGATGAGGGAAATGGAAAATTCAACCTTATGATTCTCTGTTGGGGTGAAGGCCACGGCAG TTCTATCCACGATCATGCGGAATCACACTGCTTCATGAAGCTCCTGCAGGGCCAGCTGAAGGAGACACTGTTCGAATGGCCTGACCGTAAATCACACGGAGACATGGTCCAGAAATCCCAGCGAATCTTGCTGGAAAACCAGTGTGCTTACATCAACG ATTCCATAGGCCTCCACCGGGTAGAGAACGTCAGTCACACGGAATGTGCAGCCAGCCTGCACCTGTACAGCCCCCCCTTCCAGCAGTGTCAGACTTTTGACCAGCGGACGGGACACAAGAACACAGTCAAAATGACGTTCTGGAGTAAATATGGGGAGAGAACACCATTT